In Clarias gariepinus isolate MV-2021 ecotype Netherlands chromosome 1, CGAR_prim_01v2, whole genome shotgun sequence, one DNA window encodes the following:
- the LOC128521924 gene encoding uncharacterized protein LOC128521924, producing the protein MTLGPIINITNVQGSVTGDQSLNQSRTQCTFNIDLKSTFLNLAFFTFDFSKLLNSTLLNFTPFNSTLRSLLSSTLLNSSPFNTTIIPLLNSSLIDATVGNYTLLDLVKSNALTPPSILDSPIPSLFGNYYLSSSILDSSPINAINNIFPSNLLNYLNYTLFNSPFNSVTSAARSTVITLLNSTIQNSPFSSYTLRDLLNSTLLSVPAQLPFNITILNGTTNGTQLGNASTVFSSNEPLDLANPRSNVPVPVPIFDLQ; encoded by the exons ATGActctcggc CCCATCATAAATATAACTAATGTTCAGGGTTCAGTAACGGGAGACCAGAGCCTCAATCAGAGCCGTACTCAGTGTACCTTCAACATCGACCTCAAGTCCACCTTCCTCAATCTTGCCTTCTTCACATTCGACTTTTCCAAACTCCTCAATTCCACCCTCCTCAATTTTACCCCATTTAATTCCACCCTCCGTAGCCTCCTCAGTTCCACCCTCCTCAATTCCAGCCCCTTTAATACCACCATAATTCCCCTCCTCAATTCCTCCCTTATCGATGCCACTGTAGGAAATTACACCCTCCTCGACCTTGTCAAATCTAATGCCCTTACTCCTCCCAGCATCTTAGATTCCCCCATTCCTAGTCTCTTCGGAAATTATTATCTCTCTTCCTCCATCCTTGATTCGTCCCCAATCAATGCCATCAATAATATCTTCCCTTCTAACCTTCTTAACTACCTCAATTATACCCTCTTCAATTCCCCCTTCAATTCCGTCACTTCTGCCGCACGATCCACCGTTATCACTCTACTCAATTCTACCATCCAAAACTCCCCGTTCTCCAGTTACACCCTCCGTGACCTCCTCAATTCCACCCTCCTCAGTGTACCTGCCCAGCTGCCTTTCAACATCACCATCCTTAATGGGACCACAAACG GAACACAACTGGGAAATGCATCTACAGTATTCAGCTCCAATGAACCACTGGACCTGGCAAATCCAAGGAGCAATGTTCCAGTCCCAGTGCCG ATATTTGATTTACAATAA